The following is a genomic window from Phaseolus vulgaris cultivar G19833 chromosome 6, P. vulgaris v2.0, whole genome shotgun sequence.
TAAACTTTTATAGGAAAAGTCAAAAAGACAAATTTCCTCATTTGTCAAATTCCATATGAATCATTTAAGAAGGGACCTCGCAAGATGTTCCCTGGCTGTGGCCAATGCTTGACTTAGTGTCTGCAATGAAAAGAAATACACTTATTCCttaaattaatgaatttaatgtcaatttttttttttggtattaaAGTGAAGGATGTAATTTACCTGTTCAGACAAAGGAGCACCAGAATCTATACTATTGCTAGCAACCTTCCCAGCTATAACATTTGGATCAGTTTCAAGAATGATACTGCACAAAATATGAAGATATGAAATTTGAGACCCGGGTGGAGCCAAGAAAAATGTAGAGAAGATATAATAAGGAGAAAAGTGCAGAGGTGAAAATGAAGGGGAAGCTCAGAGGGGTATGCCATTTTCAAGCTAAATGTGATTTATGGTCTGATACTACTGCCATTCCAGCACAGTACTACGGGACCTATAACTATTGAAATCACAAAGGCAATTGAAGCATCAAGGCACTACAACTATGGGTGTACTGTGCATTTTCCCACGGAAAATCTGGAGGTAAAACATTTAAGGAGTAGCAACACAATTAACTGTATCCAAGTCAAGTCAAGTTTTTTAAGGTTAAGCCATGATCTCTGAAAATGTATGGCTTGCTGGACCTTTTATCCAAACATCCAAATAACCTAGCACTTCATTCAAAATGTGGCATCTTTTCGTTTAGCAGGGACAAAAACATATATCTTACCAAGGGCATGTGGTTGGCTTATAAGTGAAAAGAACATAAAAATAGATGTCATCCTGTGAAAAACTCAGCAGAAATATCACATGTATTCAAATTCTACCCTGCCTGTTGAACTGTATAGGACTTGTGAAAGTGACATTTGTTTCATCTCATCAATCATACTCCTGAGCTATCAAAAACTTATGCAAGCCAGTTTGTTACTTGAACATTTGAATGTTTGTAAAATTTGAATTCAAGAGTATCATGACGAAAATTTACAATTCTAATCATTTAACTACAGAAAAAGAATTGATCTCTGATGTATCAAATTAGCTACTACAATTTGCAATTTGGAAGAAGTGAGAAGAGCAAGAGAAGTCATAGAGAAACAAACAAACAACTGAAGAATATAAGTTCATATGAATAGCACATAGCATACCCGCCATCTGCAATTTCATCAATGCACAACAGAATGAGATCCAAGTTCTCAAGTGCTTCCTTCTTGTCCACATTGCCTCTGGAGAAAGGCAGTTTAAAATCATCAAAGGACTACTTTGTTAATACTTAATAGTGATACATTGAAAACACCTCTGACTACGACGCATAGATAAATAGTTAATTTAATTAAGACAACAACCTGAGCAGGAGCCCCACAGAATCAAAAAAGGCCTGAAGAACTGTAGCTAAGATAAGCTCGTTTTCATAATCACCACCAGTGACAAAGAAGTGAAGATCTTGGACAAACTTGTAAACAACGATGTTGTTCTCAAACATTGATATTTCCGCTGTCAAATGAGAAACCCATGAAGGCCATTAAAACAAATTCAACACTCAATATGTTTACAAAATTAGGTGATATAGGAAATCATGGCATGGTCATTCATCATgcatttatattttagaaaattatgcaCCTTCTGTGCGAGCATTGGTCTTCTGAGTCTTGTTGAACACAACTTTCTCAAAATTTTCCTTCGCACTATTCGTTGGCCAGTCTTCAGAGAAGTATTTGACAGCAACACGTTTCCCATCAGAATCCAACAAAAGGATGTTCTTTACAGAAGGGCATGTCTC
Proteins encoded in this region:
- the LOC137832071 gene encoding coatomer subunit zeta-2-like, which encodes MSHETCPSVKNILLLDSDGKRVAVKYFSEDWPTNSAKENFEKVVFNKTQKTNARTEAEISMFENNIVVYKFVQDLHFFVTGGDYENELILATVLQAFFDSVGLLLRGNVDKKEALENLDLILLCIDEIADGGIILETDPNVIAGKVASNSIDSGAPLSEQTLSQALATAREHLARSLLK